A region of Streptomyces sp. NBC_01750 DNA encodes the following proteins:
- the dhaM gene encoding dihydroxyacetone kinase phosphoryl donor subunit DhaM, whose translation MNTPVGIVLVSHSAELASGLRLLVEQIGSEDVPLATAGGTDDGRIGTSYNLLLNAIKDADRGGGVIVLPDLGSSVLTARTVLEDHPRPDVVLVDAPFVEGAVAAVVTAASGADLKTVADAAKEARNVHKL comes from the coding sequence ATGAACACACCTGTTGGCATCGTGCTTGTGTCCCACAGTGCCGAGCTCGCCTCGGGCCTGCGCCTGCTGGTCGAGCAGATCGGCTCGGAGGACGTCCCCCTCGCCACCGCCGGAGGAACCGACGACGGCCGGATCGGCACCAGCTACAACCTCCTTCTCAACGCGATCAAGGACGCCGACCGTGGGGGCGGCGTCATCGTCCTTCCCGACCTGGGCAGCTCCGTCCTGACCGCCCGCACCGTCCTGGAAGACCATCCCCGCCCCGACGTCGTCCTCGTCGACGCGCCCTTCGTCGAAGGAGCCGTCGCAGCCGTCGTCACCGCCGCATCCGGCGCCGATCTCAAGACCGTCGCCGACGCCGCCAAGGAGGCCCGCAATGTCCACAAGCTCTGA
- a CDS encoding HPr family phosphocarrier protein, with product MSTSSDSTATTTASHEIAVVLPANLHARPAGQLARAAAGFTSTVQLEYDGRTVNPTGVLSVMGLGATAQSTVTVRAEGPDAEQAVAALADILATAE from the coding sequence ATGTCCACAAGCTCTGACTCCACCGCCACGACCACGGCCAGTCACGAAATCGCCGTCGTCCTGCCCGCCAATCTGCACGCCCGCCCCGCAGGCCAACTCGCCCGTGCCGCAGCCGGATTCACCAGTACCGTGCAGCTCGAATACGACGGCCGGACCGTCAACCCGACAGGCGTCCTGTCCGTCATGGGCCTGGGCGCCACCGCCCAAAGCACCGTGACCGTGCGTGCCGAAGGGCCCGACGCCGAACAGGCCGTCGCGGCACTGGCCGACATCCTCGCCACGGCCGAATAA
- a CDS encoding SpoIIE family protein phosphatase, translating to MGPTIDKPEAPVAETEGSPFDITDAAVVVVDSHGLVQHWSGGAEELFGYTVTEAAARPVTEILAIPWDERWEIAERHLAGRGWTSSLTAHHRDGNRLQIRAQVCPLGPDHQASWLIVATDLAATQAREREHAILRGLFTQSPVGLAVVDPQFRLVMINPALERMDGVPARLRLGRALGDTVPEGAGPMTEARAREVLETGEPQVVVSHVDPPGASSSHLPHVRSRSSFRLQDPAGHTLGMGQAVLDVTSYYRARRHLALINEAGVRIGSTLDLDRTVQELAEVLVPQVADFVAVDLSTAVIHGQEPDPVFIAGSAELLRGAQQSIREDLPESVVPLGAPVTYSETSPQHRCVATGRPVLDPVVDLSTSWLSKDAARSAKLREVGIHSHLVVPLRARGITMGVATLVRWKNPEAFDADDLLLVEELAARAAVCIDNARRFAREHRAALSLQRNLLPQDLPTPTAVEVAYRYLPADTHAGVGGDWFDVLPLSGTRVGLVVGDVVGHGMNAAATMGRLRTAVQTLADLDLPPDELLAHLDDLVAHLDEAETAGRDVPGVIGATCLYCVYDPISRTADIARAGHPPPAIAHPDKAVEFLEIPAGPPLGLGGLPFECTQVPIPDGSVLAFYTDGLITASSDRDIDLGFTRLAFALAHPDHPLEEICDDMEHLLLPDRPRDDVAFLVARPRSLSEENVATWHLPRELTAVRQARSLTTRQLDAWHLEDLAFTAELIVSELVTNAIRHASGPVSLRLIRDINLIFEVSDGSHTSPHLRRAHTNDEGGRGLFLVAQFAQRWGTRYTTDGKTIWAEQLLPMNGHP from the coding sequence GTGGGACCAACAATCGACAAGCCGGAAGCGCCTGTCGCCGAGACGGAAGGCTCTCCATTCGACATCACGGATGCCGCAGTCGTGGTGGTGGACTCGCACGGCCTGGTCCAGCACTGGAGCGGTGGTGCCGAGGAGCTGTTCGGCTACACCGTGACGGAAGCGGCCGCACGCCCTGTCACGGAAATACTGGCGATTCCGTGGGACGAGCGCTGGGAGATAGCTGAACGGCACCTGGCCGGAAGAGGATGGACGAGCTCGCTCACGGCGCACCACCGCGACGGCAACCGCCTTCAGATCAGGGCGCAGGTCTGCCCGCTGGGCCCCGATCACCAGGCCAGCTGGCTCATCGTGGCCACCGACCTCGCCGCCACGCAGGCGCGGGAGCGCGAGCATGCGATCCTGCGCGGACTGTTCACCCAGTCTCCGGTCGGTCTGGCTGTCGTGGACCCGCAATTCAGGCTCGTCATGATCAACCCCGCCCTGGAACGCATGGACGGTGTCCCTGCACGGCTACGGCTGGGCCGCGCACTGGGCGACACCGTTCCCGAAGGGGCTGGTCCGATGACAGAAGCCCGCGCCCGGGAGGTGCTGGAGACCGGTGAGCCCCAGGTCGTCGTCTCCCACGTCGATCCCCCAGGCGCTTCTTCTTCCCACCTACCGCACGTCCGCTCCCGCTCCTCCTTCAGGCTTCAGGACCCCGCCGGCCACACCCTGGGCATGGGCCAAGCGGTACTCGATGTCACCAGCTACTACCGTGCGCGACGGCACCTCGCCTTGATCAACGAGGCCGGTGTCCGTATCGGCAGCACGCTGGATCTCGACCGCACGGTCCAGGAACTCGCCGAGGTGCTGGTCCCGCAGGTCGCCGACTTCGTCGCCGTCGACCTGTCAACTGCCGTCATCCATGGCCAAGAGCCCGATCCGGTCTTCATCGCCGGCTCCGCCGAACTGCTACGGGGCGCTCAGCAGTCCATCCGAGAGGACCTCCCGGAATCTGTGGTGCCGCTGGGGGCACCGGTCACCTACTCAGAGACATCGCCTCAGCACCGTTGCGTTGCCACGGGCCGTCCCGTGCTGGACCCCGTCGTGGATCTGTCCACCTCCTGGCTGTCGAAGGATGCGGCGCGCTCGGCCAAGCTGAGGGAAGTCGGCATCCACTCCCACCTGGTGGTACCGCTGCGCGCCCGCGGCATCACCATGGGTGTGGCCACCTTGGTGCGCTGGAAGAATCCCGAAGCCTTCGACGCCGACGACCTGCTCCTTGTAGAAGAACTCGCCGCCCGCGCGGCCGTCTGCATCGACAACGCCCGGCGCTTCGCACGCGAACACCGCGCCGCCCTGTCCCTCCAGCGCAACCTGCTCCCGCAGGACCTGCCGACCCCGACCGCCGTAGAAGTCGCCTACCGCTATCTGCCGGCCGACACCCACGCCGGCGTCGGCGGAGACTGGTTCGATGTGCTGCCCCTGTCCGGCACGCGCGTCGGACTGGTCGTCGGCGATGTCGTCGGCCACGGAATGAACGCGGCCGCCACCATGGGACGGCTGCGCACCGCCGTCCAAACCCTGGCCGATCTCGACCTGCCGCCCGATGAGCTTCTCGCCCACCTCGACGACTTGGTCGCCCACCTGGACGAAGCGGAGACCGCAGGCCGCGACGTCCCCGGGGTGATCGGGGCCACCTGTCTGTACTGCGTGTACGACCCCATCTCCCGCACCGCCGACATCGCCCGCGCGGGACATCCCCCACCTGCCATCGCCCACCCCGACAAAGCCGTCGAATTCCTGGAGATTCCAGCAGGGCCGCCACTCGGACTCGGCGGCCTGCCCTTCGAATGCACGCAGGTACCGATCCCGGACGGAAGCGTCCTCGCCTTCTACACCGACGGCCTCATCACCGCCTCCTCCGACCGTGACATCGATCTTGGCTTCACACGGCTGGCCTTCGCGCTGGCACATCCCGACCACCCGCTGGAAGAAATCTGCGACGACATGGAGCACCTGCTGCTACCCGACCGTCCCCGCGACGACGTCGCCTTCCTCGTCGCACGCCCACGCTCCCTCAGCGAAGAGAACGTCGCGACCTGGCACCTGCCCCGCGAACTCACCGCCGTCCGCCAAGCGCGCTCCCTCACCACCCGGCAACTCGACGCCTGGCATCTGGAAGATCTCGCCTTCACTGCCGAACTGATCGTCAGCGAGCTGGTGACCAACGCCATCCGCCACGCCTCCGGCCCCGTCAGCCTTCGCCTCATCCGGGACATCAACCTGATCTTCGAAGTCTCCGACGGCAGCCACACCTCACCCCACCTGCGCCGCGCCCACACCAACGACGAAGGCGGACGAGGACTCTTCCTGGTAGCCCAGTTCGCCCAACGCTGGGGAACCCGCTACACGACGGACGGCAAGACCATCTGGGCCGAACAACTTCTCCCCATGAACGGCCACCCGTAG
- a CDS encoding serine hydrolase domain-containing protein yields MPPRRPHLHRRIHLHLKGADMSNLRRRPAGPPAVLGRERLLRGGVHRGAAVALLSAGALVLGTIPALGTAGQPGTTRGADGAYAELRGMLADVVAAGAPGVIARTDDGRAVHQAAASVADTATAAKLRPDARFRAGSLTKTFVATVILQLVQAGRLALDEPVGRRLSGLLADGDRITVRQLLNHTSGLFDYTDDPSVPAGQARNQVFTPRELVAVAESHPASFPPGTGRQYSNTNYIVAGLLVEAVTHHPLARELRARIIGPLGLRATSFPIGTGRISGYHAHGYISTDLVPTPDGTPYDVTGFNPSAACAAGALVSNAADLSRFYRALMHGALLSPHMLKEMKTTVAEDPADPNGTRHGLGIERVQGPCGADWDTEARSSATRTWPTGTNGPDGPPSSPARCSPPPRPSRRHWREQPLTSCAGARGSTPPADPGGTPGGHCAPAARRMAETADGPATRRPGWSAPSSG; encoded by the coding sequence ATGCCACCGCGCCGCCCCCACCTCCACCGCCGTATCCACCTCCACCTCAAGGGCGCCGACATGTCCAACCTGCGCCGACGCCCCGCCGGCCCCCCAGCGGTACTGGGCCGCGAGCGGCTGCTCCGTGGGGGAGTTCACCGCGGTGCGGCGGTAGCCCTGCTAAGCGCCGGCGCCCTGGTGCTCGGCACAATTCCCGCGCTGGGGACGGCCGGACAGCCGGGCACCACCCGAGGGGCCGACGGAGCCTACGCCGAGCTGCGAGGCATGCTGGCGGACGTGGTCGCCGCCGGAGCCCCAGGAGTGATCGCCCGGACGGACGACGGGCGTGCCGTGCACCAGGCCGCAGCGAGTGTCGCCGACACCGCCACCGCCGCGAAGCTGCGCCCGGACGCCCGCTTCCGGGCCGGCAGTCTCACCAAAACCTTCGTGGCCACGGTGATACTCCAACTCGTCCAGGCCGGACGTCTCGCCCTCGACGAGCCGGTGGGACGTCGGCTGTCCGGTCTGCTGGCCGACGGCGACCGCATCACGGTGCGCCAACTGCTCAACCACACCAGCGGACTGTTCGACTACACCGACGACCCGAGCGTGCCGGCGGGCCAGGCGCGCAACCAGGTCTTCACCCCCCGGGAACTCGTCGCCGTCGCCGAATCCCACCCCGCCTCGTTCCCGCCCGGCACCGGCCGGCAGTACTCCAACACCAACTACATCGTTGCCGGGCTGCTCGTCGAAGCCGTCACCCACCACCCGCTGGCCCGGGAACTGCGGGCAAGGATCATCGGGCCCCTGGGACTTCGGGCCACCTCATTCCCCATCGGCACAGGGCGGATATCCGGCTACCACGCCCACGGCTACATCTCGACGGACCTCGTCCCGACGCCGGACGGCACGCCTTACGACGTGACGGGGTTCAATCCGTCCGCCGCCTGTGCGGCGGGTGCACTGGTCTCCAACGCCGCCGATCTCAGCCGGTTCTACCGGGCCCTGATGCACGGCGCACTGCTGAGCCCGCACATGCTGAAGGAGATGAAGACGACGGTCGCGGAAGACCCGGCCGACCCGAACGGCACCCGGCACGGCCTAGGCATCGAACGCGTCCAGGGCCCCTGCGGCGCCGACTGGGACACGGAGGCGAGATCCTCGGCTACCAGGACATGGCCTACTGGAACGAACGGACCGGACGGACCGCCGTCCTCGCCAGCACGATGTTCCCCGCCCCCGCGGCCCTCGCGGCGCCATTGGAGAGAGCAGCCGCTTACGTCCTGTGCGGGAGCCCGCGGGAGCACACCACCGGCTGACCCGGGCGGGACCCCGGGCGGCCACTGCGCCCCCGCCGCCAGGCGGATGGCGGAAACGGCTGACGGCCCCGCAACCAGGAGGCCTGGTTGGTCAGCTCCATCGTCTGGATGA
- a CDS encoding PadR family transcriptional regulator, translating into MTTPHDPQLLKGVLSLLLLRLLAERESYGYELVQRLREVGLGGIADGTVYPALARLEREARVSARLVSSRSGPARKYYRPTQAGYAALTEGIASWLSLAAVVNPVLTAPVPTQPAPPSEEVQK; encoded by the coding sequence GTGACAACGCCCCATGATCCGCAACTACTCAAGGGTGTCCTGTCCTTGTTGTTGCTGCGTTTGCTTGCCGAGCGCGAGTCCTACGGTTACGAGCTGGTGCAACGCCTGCGCGAGGTCGGCCTGGGCGGAATCGCCGACGGCACCGTCTACCCCGCGCTGGCCCGGCTGGAGCGGGAGGCGCGGGTCAGCGCCCGGCTGGTCTCCTCCCGGTCAGGCCCCGCGCGCAAGTACTACCGCCCCACCCAGGCCGGTTACGCCGCCCTGACGGAGGGAATCGCCAGCTGGCTGTCGCTGGCAGCCGTGGTCAATCCGGTGCTCACTGCCCCCGTGCCAACCCAACCCGCCCCTCCTTCCGAGGAAGTCCAGAAATGA
- a CDS encoding CbrC family protein, producing the protein MSASLPFFRYHPDPLASGSIRASTEVCACCNRSTGWIYTATFYTAQATNGTLLPLAHRRRQRRRTLRRRIHGQLRA; encoded by the coding sequence GTGAGCGCCAGCCTGCCCTTCTTCCGCTACCACCCCGACCCTCTGGCCAGCGGATCCATCCGCGCGAGCACCGAGGTATGTGCCTGCTGCAACCGCAGCACGGGCTGGATCTACACCGCGACCTTCTACACCGCCCAAGCGACAAACGGGACACTTCTGCCCCTGGCGCATCGCCGACGGCAGCGCCGCCGAACGCTTCGCAGGCGAATTCATGGACAGCTACGGGCTTGA
- a CDS encoding CbrC family protein yields the protein MADGSAAERFAGEFMDSYGLDDVSEETLHEVTRHTPGFHAWQDPHWLVHCHDAAAFLGEVGYTELAAHPEALDELRLDLRMGGWHDSARLEHFLTHLGEGATAMLFRCTVCGTHLAYADAS from the coding sequence ATCGCCGACGGCAGCGCCGCCGAACGCTTCGCAGGCGAATTCATGGACAGCTACGGGCTTGACGACGTCAGCGAGGAGACCCTGCACGAGGTCACCCGCCACACCCCTGGCTTCCACGCCTGGCAGGATCCGCACTGGCTCGTCCACTGCCACGACGCGGCCGCCTTCCTCGGCGAGGTCGGCTACACCGAGCTGGCCGCGCACCCCGAGGCCCTCGACGAGCTCCGGCTCGACCTGCGGATGGGCGGCTGGCACGACTCAGCCCGCCTTGAGCACTTCCTGACGCACCTCGGTGAAGGAGCGACCGCCATGCTCTTCCGCTGCACCGTCTGCGGCACCCACCTCGCCTACGCCGACGCCTCATAA
- a CDS encoding GNAT family N-acetyltransferase, protein MSHPRNGMSEVVVPVLVRDLTPTDLPACTWSGSTAHLTQVERELVRAAAGDVDYLAVCTPADVPVAIGGIDYQVTAGVGTLWQLGVLPALQSCGLGTMLIRAAEDRIRSRGLHRAELAVEEINPRARALYERLGYLAHGRRPDAWDVQAPDGSLLRYETMCTLMHKDLS, encoded by the coding sequence ATGAGTCATCCTCGTAACGGAATGTCCGAGGTTGTCGTGCCAGTCCTCGTCCGTGACCTGACGCCCACTGATCTGCCGGCCTGTACGTGGTCCGGTTCGACCGCCCATCTGACGCAGGTGGAACGGGAGTTGGTGCGCGCGGCAGCGGGGGATGTGGACTATCTGGCGGTGTGCACCCCGGCCGATGTTCCGGTGGCGATCGGAGGCATCGACTACCAGGTCACGGCCGGCGTAGGCACACTCTGGCAGCTCGGGGTACTCCCGGCCCTGCAGTCGTGTGGTCTGGGCACCATGCTCATCCGGGCCGCGGAGGACCGCATCAGGTCACGCGGCCTGCACAGGGCCGAGCTCGCGGTGGAGGAGATCAATCCACGGGCCCGGGCCCTGTACGAGCGACTGGGCTACCTGGCCCACGGTCGCCGACCGGACGCCTGGGACGTCCAGGCGCCGGACGGCTCACTGCTCCGGTACGAGACCATGTGCACGCTGATGCACAAGGACTTGTCGTAG
- a CDS encoding GNAT family N-acetyltransferase has protein sequence MHEVKLSDGIITLSPLCLDDVKAHLTGEDELLVRWLNGGPGTREGVEAYFQHCWEQWDTAGPLRAFGIRVGADEALAGTIDLRFTGEGLAPGQVNVAYGLYPSWRGRGLATRAVLLASQYAASEGGEEAVIQVEPENPASAAVARRAGFTPGKQLHSKDGTRFHWYIRDLRVALQ, from the coding sequence ATGCATGAAGTGAAGCTGTCCGACGGGATCATCACTCTGTCGCCGCTGTGCCTGGACGATGTGAAGGCGCATCTCACAGGGGAGGATGAGCTGCTGGTTCGCTGGCTCAACGGTGGTCCCGGCACGCGCGAGGGCGTTGAAGCGTACTTCCAGCACTGCTGGGAACAGTGGGACACTGCCGGGCCGCTCCGCGCTTTTGGCATCCGGGTAGGCGCCGACGAGGCGCTCGCGGGGACCATCGACTTGCGGTTCACAGGGGAGGGCTTGGCTCCCGGCCAGGTGAATGTCGCCTACGGCCTCTATCCGTCCTGGAGGGGGCGTGGCCTGGCTACCCGCGCGGTCCTCCTGGCGTCCCAGTACGCAGCCAGTGAGGGTGGGGAGGAGGCGGTGATCCAGGTGGAGCCGGAGAATCCCGCATCCGCCGCCGTCGCGCGGCGGGCAGGATTCACCCCCGGCAAGCAGCTGCACAGCAAAGACGGCACACGGTTCCACTGGTACATCCGGGACCTGCGCGTCGCTCTCCAGTGA
- a CDS encoding CmpA/NrtA family ABC transporter substrate-binding protein: MHNSFVSVGPYFLAMDNNLGRRGFLRLTGTAAVTASLGGALTACGMADKKSTSAKPGRTVRLGFIALTDCAPLVMAQELGYFAERDLNVELIKQASWPATRDNLLNGQIDAAHALFSLPLSVASKIAGKGSTDLKIAMVLSNNGQAITLKKDFADAGYGDLGAARALLERKAPTLAMTFPGGTHDTWLRYWLKATKADQSKVKIVPIPPPQMVANMKVGNMDGYCVGEPWNAVAVQQGIGFTHLTTQDIWQHHPEKALVTNAKFATEKKDVLADVMAAVLKAAKWLDNLDNRAKAAQTIGSPKYVKAAPKDIEGRLLGTYELGADLGEKKFSGDQMMFFRDGKTSAPRRAHAIWFLSQYQRFGLVKGDLPYTKIADEIILRDLYEEVAQKEGIDVPNDDMSPFHVKLDGTTFDPAKAQEEAKRA; the protein is encoded by the coding sequence ATGCACAATTCCTTCGTCTCTGTGGGCCCCTACTTTCTGGCCATGGATAACAACCTCGGACGCAGAGGATTCCTGCGTCTTACCGGAACAGCAGCCGTCACTGCCTCGCTTGGCGGTGCCCTCACCGCGTGCGGAATGGCCGACAAGAAGTCCACATCGGCAAAGCCCGGCCGTACCGTGAGACTTGGGTTCATCGCGTTGACTGACTGTGCGCCGCTGGTCATGGCGCAGGAACTCGGGTACTTCGCCGAGCGCGACCTCAACGTTGAGTTGATCAAGCAGGCCTCGTGGCCGGCTACCCGGGACAACCTGCTCAACGGGCAGATCGATGCCGCTCATGCCCTTTTCAGCCTCCCCCTGTCCGTTGCGTCAAAGATCGCCGGCAAGGGCTCCACCGACCTCAAGATCGCTATGGTGCTCAGCAACAACGGCCAGGCCATCACCCTCAAGAAGGACTTCGCGGACGCTGGCTACGGGGACCTCGGTGCCGCCCGTGCCCTGCTGGAGAGAAAGGCGCCGACGCTGGCCATGACCTTCCCCGGCGGCACGCACGACACCTGGCTGCGCTACTGGCTGAAAGCCACCAAGGCCGACCAGTCAAAGGTGAAGATCGTTCCGATCCCGCCGCCGCAGATGGTTGCCAACATGAAGGTCGGCAACATGGACGGCTACTGCGTCGGCGAGCCCTGGAACGCCGTCGCCGTCCAGCAGGGCATCGGCTTCACCCACCTGACCACTCAGGACATCTGGCAGCACCACCCCGAGAAGGCCCTGGTGACGAACGCCAAGTTCGCCACGGAGAAGAAGGACGTGCTGGCCGACGTCATGGCGGCGGTCCTCAAGGCCGCCAAGTGGCTCGACAACCTGGACAACCGCGCCAAGGCCGCCCAGACGATCGGCTCCCCGAAGTACGTCAAGGCGGCGCCGAAGGACATCGAGGGCCGGCTGCTCGGCACCTACGAACTGGGGGCCGACCTGGGCGAGAAGAAGTTCAGCGGCGACCAGATGATGTTCTTCCGCGACGGCAAGACCTCCGCGCCACGGCGCGCGCACGCGATCTGGTTCCTGAGCCAGTACCAGCGCTTCGGACTGGTGAAGGGCGACCTGCCCTACACCAAGATCGCTGACGAGATCATCCTGCGCGACCTGTACGAGGAGGTCGCGCAGAAGGAGGGCATCGACGTCCCGAACGACGACATGAGCCCGTTCCACGTGAAGCTCGACGGCACCACCTTCGACCCTGCAAAGGCACAGGAGGAGGCGAAGCGGGCATGA
- a CDS encoding ABC transporter permease subunit codes for MFKDAPQASVFVIFITALWPTLINTAAGAAQIPQDHRNVARVFRFGRIAYMRHVLIPNALPSIITGLRLSMGIAWMVIVAVEMLSGNSGIGFFVWDSYNAGNLSSVVAAIVLIGLVGLILDAILVRLSRKAAIEEVQS; via the coding sequence GTGTTCAAGGACGCGCCCCAGGCCTCGGTGTTCGTCATCTTCATCACGGCACTGTGGCCCACCCTGATCAACACCGCGGCCGGCGCCGCACAGATCCCGCAGGATCACCGCAACGTCGCGCGGGTCTTCCGCTTCGGCCGCATCGCCTATATGAGGCATGTGCTCATACCCAACGCCCTGCCGTCGATCATCACCGGTCTGCGGCTGTCGATGGGCATCGCCTGGATGGTCATCGTGGCGGTGGAGATGCTCTCCGGCAACTCGGGCATCGGGTTCTTCGTCTGGGACTCGTACAACGCCGGCAACCTCAGCTCGGTCGTCGCCGCGATCGTCCTCATCGGGCTTGTCGGTCTGATCCTTGACGCGATCCTCGTACGGCTCTCGCGCAAGGCCGCCATCGAGGAGGTTCAGTCGTGA
- a CDS encoding ABC transporter ATP-binding protein, which yields MTVEIRGLHKTFQRRGAPAQHVLRGVDLTVEEGEFVSFIGHSGCGKSTLLNLVGGLVRPDEGEIVVDGKRVTGPGPERAMVFQNYSLLPRLSLLANVREAVRAARPDWSRAKADEMVERYLTAVGLWEHREKRPGQVSGGMAQRAAVARAFAVGPRTLLLDEPFGALDALTRSRLQQQLVELWGNESETEKVLMVTHGLDEAILLADRIVVMSNPPQPSVRTIIPVPIPRPRDRATITNDPAYASTQEQLAELLLSDQAAVA from the coding sequence GTGACCGTCGAGATCCGCGGACTGCACAAAACGTTCCAGCGGAGGGGAGCGCCCGCGCAGCATGTGCTGAGGGGTGTGGACCTGACCGTCGAGGAAGGGGAGTTCGTCTCCTTCATCGGCCACTCCGGCTGCGGCAAGTCGACGCTGCTCAATTTGGTCGGCGGCCTGGTCCGTCCCGACGAGGGCGAGATCGTCGTGGACGGCAAGCGGGTGACCGGGCCGGGGCCCGAGCGGGCGATGGTCTTCCAGAACTACTCGCTGCTGCCCCGGCTGAGTCTGCTCGCCAATGTGCGCGAGGCCGTCCGGGCGGCACGCCCGGACTGGTCACGGGCCAAGGCAGACGAGATGGTGGAGCGTTATCTGACCGCCGTCGGGCTGTGGGAGCACCGCGAGAAGCGCCCGGGCCAGGTGTCGGGCGGCATGGCTCAGCGCGCGGCGGTCGCCAGGGCCTTCGCCGTGGGGCCCCGGACCCTGTTGCTGGATGAGCCTTTCGGTGCGCTGGACGCGCTCACCCGCTCGCGACTGCAGCAGCAGCTCGTCGAGCTGTGGGGCAACGAGTCGGAGACCGAGAAGGTACTCATGGTCACGCACGGGCTCGATGAGGCGATCCTGCTCGCCGACCGGATCGTGGTCATGTCCAACCCGCCGCAGCCGTCGGTACGGACGATCATCCCGGTGCCGATCCCCCGTCCTCGGGACCGTGCGACGATCACCAACGACCCGGCATACGCCAGTACTCAGGAGCAGTTGGCCGAACTGCTGCTCTCCGACCAGGCGGCGGTCGCCTAA
- a CDS encoding restriction endonuclease, whose translation MTVVLLVVFWAAIWPYLVGAFVLGGVAAGGWWLWRTDRLIKRGDRGWRHDEAVRAGHRSLSLAEVDAMTGTEFEDFVVDLCRRDGCSEVRRVGGSHDNGADVRGRLPDGRSMVIQCKRYTPKNKIPSREVRDLLGAKMHFKADVAIFVATTYFSAPAERFASDNEIIAVHRDHLGLWNSGASLLSLSAVNGLGQGDRRHWERWKKTYG comes from the coding sequence GTGACCGTCGTCCTGCTGGTGGTGTTCTGGGCAGCGATCTGGCCGTACCTCGTCGGTGCGTTCGTTCTTGGCGGGGTCGCCGCTGGCGGGTGGTGGCTGTGGCGGACGGACCGCCTCATCAAGCGGGGGGACCGGGGGTGGCGCCACGACGAGGCGGTGAGGGCCGGGCATCGCAGCCTCTCCCTCGCAGAGGTCGACGCGATGACGGGGACGGAGTTCGAGGACTTCGTCGTGGACCTGTGCCGGCGGGACGGATGCTCCGAGGTACGGCGGGTCGGTGGCTCTCACGACAACGGCGCCGACGTCCGGGGGCGCCTGCCCGACGGCCGGAGCATGGTGATCCAGTGCAAGCGCTACACGCCCAAGAACAAGATTCCCAGCCGCGAGGTCCGTGACCTGCTCGGGGCGAAGATGCATTTCAAGGCTGATGTGGCGATCTTCGTGGCCACCACCTACTTCAGCGCACCGGCCGAGCGGTTCGCGTCGGACAACGAGATCATCGCCGTCCATCGTGACCACCTCGGCCTGTGGAACAGCGGGGCATCTCTGCTGTCCTTGAGCGCGGTGAACGGATTGGGACAGGGTGACCGTCGGCACTGGGAGCGTTGGAAGAAGACATACGGGTAG